A stretch of the Ostrea edulis chromosome 9, xbOstEdul1.1, whole genome shotgun sequence genome encodes the following:
- the LOC125658269 gene encoding failed axon connections homolog encodes MLHLLIAGIVIIASVLIFRIGSFLYKRSTSRHNVPPGVVILYQIGRGPFAPSVSPFPLKLETFLRMTKTPYVNDHSAKFSSKRKTPWIEYDGKSIADSQFCIDYIKTKRGVDVSSHLSPSDCSVARAFQKLTEENLYWTMCIEMFGEDTSTVEKVIPYKGLKLWFTIWFLKRVINKETWGHGIGRHTQEEVWSIAVSDMTAISDFLGDKDFFMGPEPSEVDCAIFGMMAMILFNMPDSRHEKYVRENLPNIVAYCERMKRRFWPDWESHVLTSKKYENDDGKIYFETQGKDLGTCIYS; translated from the exons ATGTTGCATCTCTTGATTGCTGGAATAGTTATTATAGCTTCAGTACTTATTTTCAGGATTGGATCTTTCTTATACAAACG ttCCACAAGCCGCCATAACGTCCCACCTGGCGTGGTCATTTTGTATCAGATAGGACGAGGCCCGTTTGCGCCCAGCGTTTCTCCATTTCCCTTGAAATTGGAGACCTTTTTACGGATGACGAAAACCCCTTATGTT AACGATCATTCCGCAAAGTTTTCATCCAAAAGGAAAACACCATGGATTGAATATGATGGGAAGTCGATAGCAGATTCCCAGTTTTGTATAGACTACATTAAGACAAAGAGGGGGGTCGACGTCAGCAGCCACCTGTCACCGTCAGACTGCTCCGTGGCCAGGGCTTTTCAAAAACTGACGGAAGAAAATCTCTATTG GACAATGTGTATAGAAATGTTTGGTGAAGACACATCTACTGTGGAGAAAGTGATACCGTACAAAGGATTAAAACTGTGGTTTACGATCTGGTTCCTCAAACGCGTCATCAATAAAGAGACCTGGGGTCACGGGATAGGGCGCCACACGCAGGAAGAGGTGTGGTCTATTGCCGTCAGTGACATGACGGCCATCTCCGACTTTCTAG GGGATAAGGACTTTTTTATGGGACCAGAGCCGAGCGAGGTAGACTGTGCAATATTCGGAATGATGGCCATGATTCTATTCAATATGCCCGACTCAAGACACGAGAAATACGTCAGAG AAAATTTACCTAACATCGTAGCATACTGTGAACGCATGAAGCGCCGATTTTGGCCGGACTGGGAGAGTCATGTCCTAACCAGCAAGAAGTACGAAAACGATGACGGGAAAATATATTTCGAAACACAAGGAAAAGatcttggtacatgtatatatagttaa